From Salinicoccus roseus, one genomic window encodes:
- the rbsK gene encoding ribokinase yields the protein MKTPRITVIGSINMDLVTVAENMPEQGETISGDSFKTLPGGKGANQAVAAARLGAEVHMIGKVGDDPFGDSLLNNFEAQGVETGAVDTESGVSSGLANIIVSDHDNRIIIIAGANGEVTPDYVDGFKGQIEESDYVLIQFEIPKKTIEHILDLCGTLGVPVIINPAPAMQLDDAYWEKAAYITPNDNEAEKLFAYDTDGLPKFHDRLVITNGAKGASFFKGDRMITVPTEKVEVTDTTGAGDTFNGALAVALAEGRPLEEAVAFANRAASLSVQKLGAQSGMPKREEME from the coding sequence ATGAAAACACCTAGGATCACAGTCATCGGCAGCATCAATATGGACCTCGTGACTGTTGCCGAAAACATGCCCGAGCAGGGTGAAACAATCTCAGGCGACAGCTTCAAGACTCTGCCCGGCGGCAAGGGGGCAAACCAGGCCGTCGCCGCTGCCAGACTCGGGGCAGAAGTACATATGATCGGCAAGGTCGGGGATGATCCGTTCGGTGACTCACTCCTTAATAATTTCGAAGCCCAGGGTGTGGAGACGGGGGCCGTAGATACGGAGTCAGGCGTCTCCTCCGGACTCGCCAACATCATCGTCTCCGACCATGACAACCGGATCATCATCATCGCCGGCGCCAATGGCGAAGTCACCCCGGATTATGTGGACGGGTTCAAAGGACAGATTGAAGAAAGCGACTATGTCCTCATCCAGTTCGAAATTCCGAAAAAGACCATCGAACACATCCTCGATCTCTGCGGTACCCTCGGCGTACCCGTCATCATCAATCCTGCACCTGCGATGCAGCTGGATGATGCATATTGGGAGAAGGCCGCATACATTACACCGAATGACAATGAAGCGGAGAAGCTGTTTGCGTATGATACCGACGGCCTGCCGAAGTTCCATGACAGGCTGGTCATCACAAATGGTGCCAAAGGCGCTTCCTTCTTCAAGGGTGACAGGATGATCACCGTGCCGACCGAGAAGGTTGAAGTTACGGACACTACAGGCGCCGGAGATACATTCAATGGCGCACTCGCCGTGGCGTTGGCGGAGGGTAGGCCGCTTGAAGAAGCGGTTGCATTTGCCAACAGAGCCGCCTCCCTCTCCGTGCAGAAGCTCGGTGCCCAGAGCGGCATGCCGAAGCGGGAAGAGATGGAGTAG
- a CDS encoding cytidine deaminase: protein MSIEQLLFEEAKELIENRYPKGWGGAAAMHTKSGKIYTSVAPEVINASTELCIETGSILEAHKEEEVITHSLCLVRYDESSAFKILTACGTCQERLLYWGRGVKVAVTSNYHDNIEFKTLEALQPYHWTHAYDDIEFEE from the coding sequence ATGAGTATAGAGCAGCTTTTATTTGAAGAAGCAAAAGAGTTGATAGAAAATAGATATCCAAAAGGTTGGGGCGGAGCCGCGGCTATGCACACAAAATCAGGGAAAATTTATACTTCCGTAGCACCAGAAGTCATTAATGCTTCTACAGAACTTTGCATTGAAACAGGTTCGATACTGGAGGCACATAAAGAGGAAGAAGTTATCACACACTCCTTATGTCTGGTCAGGTATGATGAAAGTAGCGCATTTAAAATACTGACAGCATGCGGTACATGTCAGGAACGTCTACTTTATTGGGGCAGAGGGGTTAAGGTTGCGGTGACAAGCAACTATCATGACAACATTGAATTCAAAACTTTGGAAGCACTTCAACCTTATCATTGGACTCATGCATACGACGACATAGAATTTGAAGAATGA
- a CDS encoding MFS transporter, with translation MKNKNNFYYGWVIVAVCGLAVFFSGPGQTYSNAAFIDEYIKEFGWSRTEVSSLYSFATLVAGFVMIGVGNFIDRFGQKKMMIIAAIVLALATFFNSFVQNMFMLAIGFFFIRLFGQGSMTLIPNTLVPQWFIRKRGLAFSLMMLGSFSSAMLFPIINVWLISEWGWRFAWQFWGFALLLIFVPIAWIFIRNTPEEMGLSPDGLRLNISSDEENEGGDIHVLEDSWTLKEASRTLSFWTLLICVGIPSMVNTGITFHIVSIFKENGLEMGASAMVLSLMAMVGIPMSFVSGLITDRIRTNYILVMIFLIEIILLLFLNNVTTYALAILFGVIWGMSNGLERIGTNVVWSNYFGRRYVGSINGVGSTMVVIGSSLGPLPFGLGYDMFGSYTFILTLMVVFPVIGIISALLSKKPQRNRQ, from the coding sequence ATGAAAAATAAAAACAATTTCTATTATGGTTGGGTGATCGTGGCGGTATGCGGACTGGCCGTCTTCTTCTCGGGACCGGGACAGACCTATTCGAATGCCGCCTTCATCGATGAATACATAAAAGAGTTTGGATGGAGCCGCACGGAAGTGTCGAGCCTCTATTCCTTTGCGACACTGGTCGCCGGATTCGTCATGATCGGGGTGGGCAACTTCATCGACCGGTTCGGCCAGAAGAAGATGATGATCATCGCAGCCATCGTGCTTGCTCTTGCGACCTTCTTCAACAGCTTCGTGCAGAATATGTTCATGCTGGCCATCGGCTTCTTCTTCATCCGCCTTTTCGGACAGGGCAGCATGACACTGATTCCGAATACGCTCGTCCCCCAATGGTTCATCCGGAAGCGGGGACTGGCGTTCAGTCTGATGATGCTCGGGAGCTTCTCCAGTGCGATGCTGTTCCCGATCATCAATGTCTGGCTCATATCGGAATGGGGATGGCGGTTCGCATGGCAGTTCTGGGGCTTTGCGCTGCTCCTGATCTTCGTGCCGATCGCCTGGATTTTCATCCGGAATACACCGGAGGAAATGGGGCTGTCACCGGATGGACTGCGTCTAAATATAAGCAGCGATGAAGAAAATGAGGGCGGCGACATCCACGTCCTTGAGGACAGCTGGACTCTGAAGGAAGCGAGCCGTACCCTGTCATTCTGGACACTGCTCATATGCGTCGGCATACCATCGATGGTCAATACGGGCATCACCTTCCACATCGTCTCCATCTTCAAGGAGAACGGGCTTGAAATGGGGGCTTCCGCTATGGTGCTCAGCCTGATGGCCATGGTCGGAATTCCGATGTCCTTCGTTTCAGGCCTCATTACCGACCGGATCAGGACCAACTACATCCTGGTCATGATATTCCTCATTGAAATCATTCTCCTGCTTTTCCTCAATAACGTGACCACCTATGCGCTCGCGATACTCTTCGGTGTCATATGGGGAATGTCGAACGGACTCGAACGGATCGGGACGAATGTCGTCTGGTCCAACTATTTCGGCAGACGCTACGTGGGAAGCATCAATGGTGTCGGTTCTACAATGGTCGTCATCGGCTCTTCACTCGGCCCATTGCCGTTCGGCCTTGGATACGATATGTTCGGCAGTTATACATTCATCCTCACGCTGATGGTCGTCTTCCCGGTCATCGGTATCATCAGTGCACTGCTGTCGAAAAAACCACAGAGAAATCGACAATGA
- the argS gene encoding arginine--tRNA ligase, which translates to MGEVDETHYVHLVATPLSMRVYLEWYREQLTSIWRWVIFIFRGNHMLKNRIAEDLHKVLEGHLSMEEVIKILEIPSNEEYGDLSFPTFTLAPLFRKSPKLIAEDISMKFQSELVSSVEVINGYINFYIDKNMGSTFIMDTVLGEKFGDTSYLEGQSYVMDFSSPNIAKPFSMGHLRATILGDSLSRLLKKNGAAVIGINHMGDWGTQFGKLIVAYSKWGDAQKVEANPIQELFALYTRFHKEADKNPSLNQEARDAFSKLERGDREYLDLWEWFRTVSLEAFQKLYDQLDISFDYIQGESFYNDKLEAASILLEKQNLLEYDDEAYIVRLEHVPPALIKKKDGASLYITRDIAAMLYRTDIFYPDKILYVVGQEQSVHFEQLSQLGELLDLKPEIRHIPFGLILKDGKKMSTRKGEVILLEEIIEDVKKEAMFVIDEKNPELQDKEVVAEKIAVSAIKFHDLKNDRMNSYDFNIEDMLKFDGETAVYVMYTNSRIHSILRKSELDSEAAMTFDDAMWPLLKHMARYEDVLVEAADRYAPSVICRYTLQLCRLFNAYYGKERIIGSGNEHSKLILLEQISKIIKDAMSVLGMEVVDEM; encoded by the coding sequence ATGGGGGAAGTGGACGAAACGCATTACGTTCATCTGGTGGCAACACCGTTATCAATGAGAGTATATTTGGAGTGGTACCGTGAGCAACTCACCTCTATATGGAGGTGGGTTATTTTTATTTTTAGGGGGAATCATATGCTGAAGAATAGAATTGCTGAAGATTTGCATAAAGTGTTGGAAGGTCATTTGAGTATGGAAGAGGTTATTAAAATTCTAGAAATCCCTTCAAACGAAGAATATGGGGATTTGTCATTTCCGACATTCACATTGGCACCGTTATTCAGAAAGTCGCCCAAACTGATTGCTGAAGATATCTCCATGAAATTCCAAAGTGAGCTGGTTTCATCAGTAGAGGTCATCAATGGCTATATCAACTTCTACATCGACAAGAATATGGGCAGTACCTTTATTATGGATACCGTCCTTGGAGAGAAATTTGGAGATACATCCTATCTGGAGGGTCAATCCTATGTCATGGATTTTTCCAGCCCGAACATCGCCAAACCTTTTTCCATGGGGCACCTGAGAGCGACGATACTCGGTGACTCCCTTTCAAGGCTGCTCAAGAAAAATGGTGCTGCAGTTATTGGGATTAACCATATGGGCGACTGGGGGACTCAATTCGGAAAACTCATTGTCGCCTACAGTAAGTGGGGGGATGCTCAAAAGGTTGAAGCCAATCCCATACAAGAACTCTTCGCACTGTATACACGTTTCCATAAAGAAGCGGATAAAAATCCATCGTTGAATCAGGAAGCAAGAGATGCATTCAGCAAACTTGAGAGAGGGGATAGGGAATACCTCGATTTATGGGAATGGTTCAGAACAGTTTCATTGGAGGCTTTCCAGAAGCTTTATGATCAACTGGATATTTCTTTCGACTACATACAGGGGGAATCTTTCTACAATGATAAGCTTGAAGCAGCCAGCATCCTTTTGGAGAAGCAAAATCTGTTGGAATATGATGACGAGGCATACATTGTACGCTTGGAACATGTGCCGCCGGCATTAATCAAAAAGAAGGACGGAGCTTCCCTTTATATCACAAGAGATATTGCAGCGATGCTCTATAGAACTGATATATTCTATCCAGATAAGATTCTATACGTTGTAGGTCAGGAGCAGTCTGTACATTTCGAGCAGCTGTCCCAACTGGGCGAGTTGCTCGACTTGAAACCGGAGATCAGACATATTCCGTTTGGACTCATTTTGAAAGATGGCAAGAAAATGTCCACAAGAAAGGGCGAAGTCATATTACTTGAAGAAATCATAGAGGATGTAAAGAAAGAAGCTATGTTTGTCATAGATGAAAAAAATCCGGAACTGCAGGATAAGGAAGTTGTGGCGGAAAAAATCGCAGTCAGTGCGATCAAGTTTCATGACCTTAAGAATGACAGGATGAACAGCTATGATTTTAATATTGAAGATATGCTCAAATTCGATGGTGAAACTGCCGTCTATGTCATGTATACCAATTCCCGGATCCATTCAATCTTAAGAAAAAGCGAACTCGATTCTGAGGCTGCAATGACTTTTGATGATGCCATGTGGCCTTTGCTCAAACATATGGCAAGATATGAAGACGTATTGGTCGAGGCGGCAGACCGCTATGCTCCTTCCGTCATCTGCAGATATACTTTGCAGTTATGCAGGCTGTTCAATGCGTACTATGGTAAAGAGCGAATCATAGGGAGCGGGAACGAGCATTCGAAACTGATCCTCCTGGAGCAAATTTCAAAAATAATAAAAGATGCTATGTCTGTTCTGGGCATGGAGGTAGTGGATGAAATGTAG
- a CDS encoding multidrug effflux MFS transporter encodes MNVNHEEKSRKVWIVVLLGLLTAIGPLSMDMYLPALPIVATDLNTTASLAQLSLTACLIGLAAGQLIFGPLSDIMGRKRPLLYTLAIYALVSALCAFTANIWVFVLLRFIQGFTGAAGIVIARAAARDMYIGKELTKAFALLALVNGAAPILAPISGGMILNFGSWPVVFLVIAAIGVLLLLSVSFMFKETLEASNRSEGSMFAVVKTFDDLFKDKVFMGIAFTQALIMSAMFAYIAGSPFVLQNIYEVSPQQFSLIFAMNGLGIIVAAQAAGRLSSTVDEVRILLMGVSMSVVGSLLLIVVVMLELPLLPMLIALLLVVSSVGMVSTTAFSLGMQNQKKSAGSASAFLGLLPFIGGALVSPLVGMAGDEAAWPMGLVIILCSIGALIIFLGFVRQRPAVD; translated from the coding sequence ATGAACGTGAATCATGAAGAAAAATCCCGGAAGGTCTGGATTGTCGTACTGCTTGGTCTGCTGACTGCGATCGGTCCATTGTCGATGGATATGTATCTACCGGCACTGCCGATTGTGGCCACGGACCTCAATACCACTGCATCGCTCGCCCAGCTGAGTCTGACGGCCTGTCTGATCGGTCTTGCTGCCGGACAGCTCATATTCGGTCCGCTCAGTGACATCATGGGACGGAAGCGGCCACTTCTATATACACTTGCCATATACGCGTTGGTTTCTGCACTATGTGCCTTCACCGCTAACATATGGGTGTTCGTGCTGCTCCGCTTCATTCAAGGCTTTACAGGTGCAGCGGGCATCGTCATCGCGCGGGCGGCGGCACGGGACATGTATATAGGGAAAGAGCTGACGAAGGCATTTGCACTATTGGCGCTGGTCAATGGGGCGGCACCAATACTTGCTCCGATTTCAGGCGGCATGATCCTCAATTTCGGTTCATGGCCGGTCGTCTTCCTGGTCATCGCGGCCATCGGCGTGCTTCTGCTCCTGTCGGTTTCCTTCATGTTCAAGGAGACGCTGGAGGCATCGAACCGTTCAGAGGGCAGCATGTTTGCCGTCGTCAAAACGTTCGACGACCTTTTTAAGGATAAAGTCTTCATGGGCATCGCCTTTACCCAGGCGCTGATCATGTCCGCCATGTTCGCCTACATCGCCGGTTCGCCCTTTGTTCTGCAGAACATCTATGAAGTCTCACCCCAGCAGTTCTCGCTCATATTCGCGATGAACGGCCTCGGTATCATCGTAGCCGCCCAGGCGGCCGGCAGACTCTCCTCGACAGTGGATGAGGTGAGGATACTGCTGATGGGCGTGTCGATGTCCGTTGTCGGCAGCCTCCTGCTCATAGTAGTGGTCATGCTGGAGCTTCCTCTCCTGCCGATGCTCATCGCTCTGCTGCTCGTCGTATCCAGTGTCGGCATGGTGTCGACGACCGCCTTCTCGCTCGGCATGCAGAACCAGAAGAAGTCCGCCGGCAGCGCCTCAGCATTTCTCGGGCTGCTGCCATTCATCGGCGGTGCACTTGTATCACCGCTGGTCGGCATGGCAGGAGATGAGGCGGCATGGCCCATGGGGCTCGTCATCATCCTCTGCAGCATTGGTGCACTGATCATATTCCTCGGCTTTGTGAGGCAGCGGCCGGCTGTCGATTGA
- a CDS encoding GNAT family N-acetyltransferase: MQIKEITNIEEDRMELSRLFQEVVAHGASMNFLHPMSDETALHYWDGVLSEHVQLYAAILDDKIAGTVQLHLSDKENGQHRAEIAKLMTHPDARRKGVAKSLLQHAEQAAMRADRWLLLLDTEKDGPTNFLYLAEGYKSIGEIPAYSQDPFGEYKDVTVYYKHLK; this comes from the coding sequence ATGCAGATCAAGGAGATTACAAACATTGAAGAAGATAGGATGGAGTTATCCCGCCTCTTCCAGGAAGTCGTTGCCCATGGTGCCTCGATGAACTTCCTGCACCCGATGAGCGATGAAACGGCACTCCACTATTGGGATGGCGTCCTGTCGGAGCATGTGCAGCTGTACGCAGCGATACTCGACGACAAGATTGCAGGAACAGTCCAGCTCCACCTCAGTGATAAGGAAAATGGACAGCACCGGGCGGAAATCGCCAAACTGATGACACACCCGGATGCCCGTAGGAAAGGGGTCGCAAAGTCATTGCTTCAGCATGCCGAACAGGCGGCCATGCGGGCGGACCGATGGCTGCTGCTACTGGATACCGAGAAGGATGGGCCGACGAATTTCCTCTATCTGGCCGAAGGCTACAAGAGTATTGGTGAAATCCCTGCCTATTCACAAGATCCTTTTGGAGAATATAAGGATGTTACTGTCTACTACAAACATTTGAAATGA
- a CDS encoding nucleoside hydrolase, with translation MTARKVILDCDPGHDDAISIIIAASKRSSLEILGITTVAGNVEVEKNTVNALKVKDLLGLDVPVVQGASRPLVKDSEIATEIHGESGMDGPVLPEPVSRKTDGHAVDFIIDQVKQSEEKVTLVPTGPLTNIAMALVKAPEIKRNIEEIVLMGGGTFGNWTPAAEFNIYVDAEAAKVVYESGVPIVMFGLDATHEVIATDDVQKQIAKVDNKVADFVSELLVFFGDMYQEHFGMAGGPIHDACTTMYLLKPELFGFKHVHVAIETKGEFTYGATAVDLLGVTGRIPNTRFAHEVDQEAFWNLFEEILESYGGVESHENT, from the coding sequence ATGACAGCGAGAAAAGTAATACTGGACTGTGATCCGGGACATGATGATGCGATATCCATCATCATCGCCGCTTCGAAAAGGAGCAGCCTCGAAATCCTCGGCATCACCACGGTCGCCGGAAATGTGGAAGTGGAGAAGAATACGGTCAATGCACTGAAGGTCAAGGATCTGCTTGGCCTTGATGTACCCGTGGTGCAGGGTGCCTCCCGCCCGCTTGTGAAGGATAGCGAGATTGCGACGGAAATTCACGGGGAGTCCGGTATGGACGGCCCTGTGCTGCCGGAACCGGTGAGCAGGAAGACCGATGGCCATGCGGTGGATTTCATCATCGACCAGGTGAAGCAGTCTGAAGAAAAGGTGACCCTGGTGCCGACTGGACCGCTCACGAACATCGCCATGGCCCTCGTAAAAGCGCCCGAGATAAAACGCAACATAGAAGAGATCGTACTGATGGGCGGGGGCACCTTCGGCAACTGGACACCAGCAGCGGAGTTCAATATATATGTGGATGCGGAAGCTGCCAAAGTGGTCTATGAGAGCGGTGTGCCGATTGTGATGTTCGGTCTGGATGCCACCCATGAGGTCATTGCGACGGACGACGTCCAGAAGCAGATCGCAAAGGTCGACAACAAAGTGGCGGACTTCGTCTCCGAGCTGCTCGTATTCTTCGGCGATATGTATCAGGAGCACTTCGGCATGGCCGGCGGACCGATTCATGATGCATGCACGACGATGTATCTGCTGAAGCCGGAGCTGTTCGGCTTCAAGCATGTGCATGTGGCGATCGAGACGAAAGGTGAATTCACATACGGTGCGACTGCAGTCGATCTGCTCGGTGTCACTGGCCGTATTCCGAATACACGATTTGCCCATGAAGTGGACCAGGAAGCATTCTGGAACCTGTTTGAAGAGATCCTTGAATCGTATGGTGGGGTGGAATCACATGAAAACACCTAG
- a CDS encoding aldo/keto reductase, translating to MRNVEFHNGNTMPQIGLGVFRVEDGEECKNAVKHAIVSGYRSIDTAMIYKNEKSVGEGIKEGMKEAGIDRSDLFITSKLWFDDFGHGNVEKAYDTSLENLDLDYLDLYLVHWPGTDEELMIQTWQEMEHLYNNDRVENIGVSNFMIPHLDKLLQRTDVKPVINQVEYHPYLVQNDLKLYLESRKIIMESWSPLMNAKVLNDETINEIASETGKSPAQVIIRWNIENGLVTIPKSVTPERIEENIDVFDFSLSNEQINRINLLNRDERNGSDPATFNGKK from the coding sequence ATGAGAAATGTTGAATTCCATAATGGAAACACGATGCCACAGATAGGCCTGGGTGTATTCAGGGTCGAAGATGGCGAGGAATGTAAAAATGCAGTCAAACATGCGATTGTGAGCGGCTACCGCAGCATCGATACGGCAATGATCTACAAGAATGAAAAGAGTGTCGGCGAAGGTATAAAGGAAGGCATGAAAGAAGCAGGAATCGACCGTTCTGACCTTTTCATAACTTCCAAGCTTTGGTTTGACGACTTCGGCCATGGAAATGTCGAGAAGGCCTACGATACGTCACTCGAAAACCTGGACCTCGACTACCTCGACCTGTATCTCGTACATTGGCCGGGCACTGATGAAGAGCTCATGATCCAGACGTGGCAGGAGATGGAACACCTGTACAATAACGACCGGGTCGAGAACATCGGCGTCAGCAACTTCATGATTCCGCACCTGGACAAGCTCCTGCAGCGGACGGACGTCAAGCCTGTCATCAATCAAGTGGAGTACCACCCCTACCTTGTGCAGAATGACCTGAAGCTGTATCTGGAATCCCGGAAGATCATCATGGAATCCTGGTCTCCGTTGATGAACGCCAAAGTGCTCAATGATGAAACCATCAACGAAATTGCTTCAGAAACCGGCAAATCCCCCGCACAGGTCATCATCCGCTGGAATATCGAAAACGGACTCGTCACCATTCCGAAGTCCGTGACACCTGAGAGAATCGAGGAGAATATAGATGTATTCGACTTCTCCCTCAGTAATGAGCAGATCAACCGGATCAATCTGCTGAACAGGGATGAACGCAATGGATCGGACCCTGCCACATTCAATGGCAAAAAGTAA
- a CDS encoding PH domain-containing protein — protein MVFRSKVDAFYIGFILIVILIIGLVSFLPLLLEDAPFLAILICASIFLLVASLILWMTFSVEYVFLDDYLLIKGGPFRSRIPYKSITRITSTDKVLSGHRILSSRDALEIFNQYTFFGSIKISPQYKKNFLGEIKKRCPGVMFED, from the coding sequence GTGGTTTTTCGGTCAAAAGTTGATGCATTTTATATTGGCTTTATATTGATTGTAATACTGATTATTGGACTGGTCTCGTTTTTACCACTATTACTGGAGGACGCACCATTCCTGGCGATCCTCATATGTGCGTCTATATTCCTTTTGGTGGCAAGTCTCATCCTATGGATGACTTTTTCAGTCGAGTATGTCTTCTTGGATGACTACTTATTGATAAAAGGGGGTCCATTCAGGAGCCGGATTCCATATAAAAGTATCACAAGAATAACCTCTACAGATAAAGTTTTATCAGGACATAGAATATTGTCATCGAGGGATGCGCTTGAGATTTTCAATCAGTATACATTTTTTGGAAGCATCAAAATTTCACCTCAATATAAAAAGAATTTCCTTGGCGAAATCAAAAAGAGATGTCCGGGTGTGATGTTTGAAGATTAG
- a CDS encoding transporter substrate-binding domain-containing protein, with amino-acid sequence MKKFNVLLVLIFVSVISGCGQSSANEAESDDVIKIGSTPDGYPQVYSEDGEVKGFSADVYQEVFDRLGYEIEWSLTDWTGALASLETGKVDTLANFAVTPERQEKYNYTNPYYYSRAGLGVAQDNEDINSLEDVQGKRVANVTGSNYGDVLKAEDEGDEIELVNYDTMDVIISDVASGNMDAFVTGRETLLAQIQDKGIPLRVTEEAFGEKLVALPFAKTEKNDQLIEEINGALQEMREDGALSEISNEWFGEDVTVSAEE; translated from the coding sequence ATGAAGAAATTTAATGTGCTTTTAGTGTTGATATTTGTATCAGTGATAAGTGGATGTGGCCAATCCAGTGCAAATGAAGCGGAGTCGGATGATGTCATAAAAATCGGTTCGACGCCGGATGGATATCCGCAGGTGTATTCAGAAGATGGTGAAGTCAAAGGTTTCAGTGCCGATGTCTATCAGGAAGTCTTCGATCGTCTTGGCTATGAAATCGAATGGTCGCTGACGGACTGGACCGGTGCTTTGGCTTCGCTCGAGACTGGGAAGGTGGATACACTAGCCAATTTTGCAGTGACACCTGAAAGGCAGGAAAAGTATAACTATACCAATCCCTATTACTATTCAAGAGCAGGATTGGGGGTTGCACAGGATAACGAAGACATCAATTCTCTGGAGGATGTTCAGGGTAAAAGGGTAGCCAATGTCACCGGCTCGAATTATGGTGATGTCCTGAAGGCCGAGGACGAAGGGGATGAAATCGAACTGGTGAACTACGACACCATGGATGTCATCATCAGCGACGTGGCCAGTGGAAATATGGATGCCTTTGTCACAGGCAGGGAGACACTGCTTGCGCAAATACAGGACAAGGGGATTCCGCTCAGAGTGACGGAAGAGGCATTTGGAGAAAAGCTGGTGGCTCTGCCGTTTGCCAAAACCGAGAAGAATGACCAGCTCATTGAAGAGATCAATGGGGCCCTCCAGGAAATGCGGGAGGATGGCGCTTTGTCTGAAATCTCCAATGAATGGTTTGGTGAAGATGTGACTGTAAGTGCTGAGGAATAG
- a CDS encoding rhodanese-like domain-containing protein, with amino-acid sequence MFSFFNSVPSVTTSELEEKINKNAVLLDVRTPREFRSGHIRGAKNVPLSEVGNYDPKDKKVYVICQSGMRSKRAAKILKKNDADVVNVRGGMSAWTGRTVQGK; translated from the coding sequence ATGTTTTCATTTTTTAATAGTGTACCGTCAGTCACAACTTCAGAGCTCGAGGAAAAAATCAATAAGAATGCGGTGCTGCTGGATGTAAGGACACCCCGCGAATTCCGCAGCGGACACATCAGAGGGGCCAAAAACGTACCGCTCAGTGAAGTGGGGAACTATGACCCGAAAGATAAGAAAGTCTATGTCATCTGCCAGTCCGGCATGAGAAGCAAGCGGGCAGCCAAGATTCTCAAGAAGAATGATGCCGATGTAGTAAACGTCCGTGGCGGCATGAGTGCCTGGACAGGAAGAACTGTACAGGGTAAATGA
- a CDS encoding amidohydrolase family protein, with product MAIDFKMKAPIPEWEPLFEQGRTSVVERFSVLKDVTPTEAQTMTDVLAEMDNQGVTHAVILGRNNQAGSSNAELLDFLSSNEGERFFGFIGIEDMTVEEAVETIHKYAATGRFHGVAANPAKIRPFTPIGDPSLDPIFEACMEHDLPFCMTLSMLITLLADGADYDYIHPRQLIRVLEKYPDLDLIISHAAWPFVQESIAVAVHYPNLYLCPDFYMGFPGAEQYLEAADKGLEDQVLYASCYPNVPYDYAMKHYRSGDLPPDIMAKIMEGNARRLLKMKE from the coding sequence ATGGCAATCGATTTCAAGATGAAGGCACCGATCCCCGAATGGGAACCGCTTTTTGAACAGGGGAGGACTTCGGTGGTGGAGAGGTTCAGTGTGCTGAAGGATGTCACACCTACTGAAGCCCAGACTATGACGGATGTGCTTGCCGAGATGGACAACCAGGGGGTCACCCACGCCGTGATTCTAGGGAGAAACAATCAGGCGGGCAGTTCGAACGCAGAACTTCTTGATTTCCTTTCCAGCAATGAAGGGGAGCGGTTCTTCGGATTCATAGGCATCGAGGATATGACGGTGGAAGAAGCGGTAGAGACGATCCACAAGTATGCTGCCACCGGAAGGTTCCACGGTGTGGCAGCAAATCCTGCCAAGATCAGACCGTTCACACCCATTGGTGACCCAAGTCTGGATCCGATATTCGAGGCGTGCATGGAGCATGATCTGCCATTCTGCATGACACTCAGCATGCTGATTACACTTTTGGCTGATGGGGCGGATTATGACTATATCCACCCGCGCCAGCTGATCCGCGTACTGGAGAAGTATCCGGATTTGGACCTTATCATTTCACATGCCGCCTGGCCCTTTGTCCAGGAGTCCATAGCGGTGGCTGTCCATTATCCAAACCTGTATCTCTGCCCGGATTTCTACATGGGGTTCCCGGGGGCAGAGCAGTATCTGGAAGCGGCGGATAAAGGGCTTGAAGACCAGGTGCTGTATGCAAGCTGCTATCCTAATGTGCCCTATGACTACGCAATGAAGCATTACAGAAGCGGTGATCTGCCCCCTGACATCATGGCCAAGATCATGGAGGGGAATGCACGCAGACTGCTGAAGATGAAAGAGTGA